CGGCTCAACCTGCGTCGTACGGCGCTCAACCTCGCGCCGTGGACCGCCACGAACGCCACCGAGGCGTGGACGGCGCTCAAGCGCGAGCGTGGCATCGAACTCTGGCTCGAAGGGCGTCGCCTTGGCGACTTCCGGCGCTGGGCGGCACTCAACCGGCCGGGCGACCAGGAGAATATGACGGGACGCAACCTCTGCTTCCCCATCCCGCTCTCCGAACTCGAGACCAATCCCAACCTGCGGTAACCCTGAACTTCAGGAAACGAGACGGCCGCCGGCACGTACCTGCCGGCGGCCGTTCTTGCATCGTGGCGCGCTCAGAACTCGAAGTTCAGGCCAATGGATGGGAGCAACCCGATGCTTTCGTTGGGCTCGGCGCGACGCAGACGGGGGTTCCACTGCGGGGCCGTGGTGTTGACCCGATTGGTCACGTTCTGCAGGTCGAGAAAGGCGATGAATTGACGGTTGCCCACGAGGAAACGCCGATCGACGCGCAGATCGGCGGCAAAGAAGAAGGGGACACGCAACGCGTTGTACTGTGCGAAATCGAGCGTGCCGGCAAGACTGCCCTGCCCCACGAAGGGCGTGAACGGCAACCCGCTCGACCCACGCAGACGCGTGGCCACTTCCCACTTGGCGTTGGGGCGCCAGCCCAGCACCCCGTTGGCAAGCACCGGCGTGTCGAAGGCCCCACGCGTGGTCGTACCATCGAGGCCGGTGAAGCGCGTGCGGTTGAGGCTCGCACTCAGCTGCCCGTAGAACGGCGACGCGCCCAGCTTCTTCTGCACGAACAGCTCCGCGCCGTACGCCGTACCGGTACCGCTGCTGGCCAGCGGCTCGAGACCGAAGGGGATGTCCGTGGTGGCATCGTCGAAGCCGCTGGGACTCAACACCGCCTGCGGTCGGAATCGTCGCACCGGATAGTCGCCGTACCGCTTGCCGTATACCTCGAATTGCACCTTGAGATCGCTGCCTACCAGTCGTGTGATGCCCGCAATGAGCTGGTCGGCGCGAAACGGACGCAGGCGCGAGGCGTTCCCGGGATCCCCCACGAGCCAGATGTAGCTGGGCGCCTGCCAGTAGCGTCCTCCGGAGAGCGACAGCGTGGTTACCGCATTGGCCTGATAGCTGAGGCTCAGTCTCGGTGCGAGGCGCACGGCGTTGTCGAGGAATCCATACCAGTCGCCTCGCACGCCTCCAGACAGGCGCAACGTGGGTGTACTCTGCCACGTGGCCTGCAGGTAGCTCCCGTTGCGCCACGCGGTGAACGACGTGTCGACCGACAGCGGCTGCGGTGTCCCTGTCTGGTCGCGACGCGTGAACCCGGCGAGCGTGGCGTCGTAGCGCAGGGTGCTGGCGTACTTGAAGATCGTGCCCGTCTCGATCTCCACGCCGCGCCCGACCACCAGCGTCACGTCGGTGCGCAGCGAATTCTCCCCTTCGGTGGAGCGACTCTCGAAGATGGGCGCGAGCAGACTGTCGCGCTGGGCCGTGACGTAGCGCGTCCACGTGCGGCCGAGCGTCGTGGTGGCCACCCCGCGGCCGAGCAACCGCTTCCACGTGAGGCCGCTGAAATACTGATCCTGCGTGGGCGCGAGCACCTGCGCGTTGTTCACGCGCGCCGAGTCGGTGCTGTTGTCGAAAGCAATCGTTCCGCGCGCGCCGATGGCCAGGATACTGAAGGCATCGCGTCGATTGGGGCGCCACGTGGCCTTCATGGTGGCGTCGGTGTAGCTGGGAATGAAGCTGAGGCCAATCGCCTTGAAGAGCAGGTCGAGATAGCTCTGGCGGACGTTGGCCAGGAACGACCCGTTGCGACCGAGCGGTCCCTCGAGCACGGCGCCCACCTGCGTGGCCGCCACGTTCACTTCACCGGCCACGCGCTCGCGATTGCCCTCCCGTAACGTCAGCGTGGTTGCCGACGACGTGCGATCGCCCAGGCGGGCCCCGAAACCGCCAGCCGAGAGCGAAGCACTCTCCACAAACCGGATGTTGATGAGCGAAATGGGACCGCCGGTGGATCCCTGCGAACCGAAGTGATTGATGTTGGGCACTTCGATGTTGTCCACCACGAACAGGTTCTCGAACGGCGCGCCACCGCGCACGACGATGTCGTTGCGGGCAGCGCTCGTGACCCCGACACCGGGCGCGATGGAAATGGCGCGCAGCACATCTTCCTGGGCACCGGGCTGCCGCCGGACCTCCTCCGCGTCATAACGCTGTGTGGAGACCGGTGTGGTTGCGGGCATGCGCGCCGGAAAGGCCTCGGGGCGCACGGTGACGACATCGAGCTGGACGTCCACCGGCCGCAAGGCAATCGTCACCTCGGCCGGCTTGGCGGGAGAGACCGCGATGTCGCCGCGCTGCACCGGCGCGAAACCGAGACGCCGCACCTCGAGCGTGACGATCCCCACGCGCACGCCGCGCACGG
The DNA window shown above is from Gemmatimonas sp. and carries:
- a CDS encoding TonB-dependent receptor; amino-acid sequence: MKLALLLCLLLSPALLSAQVAPTSAGPTGVVTGRIVTATTEAPIAGATIRVVGQEAGAQSEADGRFTVRGVRVGIVTLEVRRLGFAPVQRGDIAVSPAKPAEVTIALRPVDVQLDVVTVRPEAFPARMPATTPVSTQRYDAEEVRRQPGAQEDVLRAISIAPGVGVTSAARNDIVVRGGAPFENLFVVDNIEVPNINHFGSQGSTGGPISLINIRFVESASLSAGGFGARLGDRTSSATTLTLREGNRERVAGEVNVAATQVGAVLEGPLGRNGSFLANVRQSYLDLLFKAIGLSFIPSYTDATMKATWRPNRRDAFSILAIGARGTIAFDNSTDSARVNNAQVLAPTQDQYFSGLTWKRLLGRGVATTTLGRTWTRYVTAQRDSLLAPIFESRSTEGENSLRTDVTLVVGRGVEIETGTIFKYASTLRYDATLAGFTRRDQTGTPQPLSVDTSFTAWRNGSYLQATWQSTPTLRLSGGVRGDWYGFLDNAVRLAPRLSLSYQANAVTTLSLSGGRYWQAPSYIWLVGDPGNASRLRPFRADQLIAGITRLVGSDLKVQFEVYGKRYGDYPVRRFRPQAVLSPSGFDDATTDIPFGLEPLASSGTGTAYGAELFVQKKLGASPFYGQLSASLNRTRFTGLDGTTTRGAFDTPVLANGVLGWRPNAKWEVATRLRGSSGLPFTPFVGQGSLAGTLDFAQYNALRVPFFFAADLRVDRRFLVGNRQFIAFLDLQNVTNRVNTTAPQWNPRLRRAEPNESIGLLPSIGLNFEF